The DNA region AACCATATCACTTACATAATACAACTTGGAAAGAAAACTCATTCAACGTCATGCCCCTTCTCTCGAAGCTCCTGAATGACCTCGTGCCTCATCCTCGACCACAGCTTCTGAGCTTCTTGCTCAACCTTCTTGTTCTGCAAGTCCCTCTGATAGTTATACGCATCCCTATCCGTTTCAACAACCCCTTTCGGGCCGATTGTTGTGCCGATCATGCCCCCTTTGGTAACGAACTCTTCCATTGCTTCTTCGTCACCCGGGTACGGAAATTCTCGCCGCTCGTAGAGGTGGGctaattctttttcttccttgggTCGAGGCTTCAGCGTCCACCAGCCTAGCGGTGACGTTTCGTTGTAGAGCCAAGCGACACCAAATAGCGTGTACGTGCACAACAGAGCTTTGCCAATTTGCTTCCAGAAGTGGTAGTCCTCTTTGCC from Corylus avellana chromosome ca10, CavTom2PMs-1.0 includes:
- the LOC132164394 gene encoding uncharacterized protein LOC132164394, which codes for MIRKRYQEAKTGFQLVKSMNAEKYLKKVGLGKEDYHFWKQIGKALLCTYTLFGVAWLYNETSPLGWWTLKPRPKEEKELAHLYERREFPYPGDEEAMEEFVTKGGMIGTTIGPKGVVETDRDAYNYQRDLQNKKVEQEAQKLWSRMRHEVIQELREKGHDVE